From Methanomassiliicoccales archaeon LGM-RCC1, one genomic window encodes:
- the rtcA gene encoding RNA 3'-terminal phosphate cyclase, which yields MTVLEIDGSRGEGGGQMVRTSVAMATVTGITTHLTRIRENRPTNGLSKQHCAAVDAVAQMAGSTVEGNTIGSRELLFTPGNEHKYDIEMNIGTAGSLSLVLQAMMLAGRNHRKRLTVDISGGTNVMWAPPIDSYQTLLFPLMRRMGIEANVKIIDRGFYPQGGGRVITTLDPIDTIKPLDIVDLGELKSIKGICFSQRLPDWINKDMIQSCQKTLAPYADVEFDIQKTDGDSRGAGIVLTAEFENGLLGSNALTSRGHTADKAGEDAAADLIREMTSGATMDVHTADQVLPYMAMAQGKSGFSVSRISKHLLSQMDTLESFLDVKFGVERKDNVYRFTVTPGENNKALVPR from the coding sequence ATGACGGTCCTGGAAATCGACGGTTCGAGAGGCGAAGGTGGGGGACAGATGGTCCGCACCTCTGTAGCCATGGCTACCGTCACCGGGATCACCACGCATCTCACCCGTATCAGGGAGAACAGGCCTACCAACGGACTGTCCAAGCAGCACTGCGCTGCGGTGGACGCCGTGGCCCAGATGGCCGGATCCACCGTTGAGGGCAACACCATAGGCTCGCGCGAGCTTCTTTTCACGCCCGGCAACGAGCACAAGTACGACATCGAGATGAACATCGGAACGGCCGGAAGCCTGAGTCTGGTCCTGCAGGCCATGATGCTTGCCGGAAGGAACCACAGGAAGAGGCTCACCGTGGACATAAGCGGAGGGACCAATGTCATGTGGGCGCCTCCTATCGACTCGTATCAGACCCTTCTCTTCCCTCTGATGAGGAGGATGGGCATCGAGGCGAACGTCAAGATCATCGACCGCGGATTCTACCCCCAGGGCGGAGGCCGCGTCATCACCACGCTGGACCCCATCGACACGATCAAGCCCCTGGACATCGTGGATCTCGGAGAGCTCAAGAGCATCAAGGGAATCTGTTTCAGCCAGCGTCTGCCGGATTGGATAAACAAGGATATGATCCAAAGCTGCCAGAAGACGCTTGCTCCCTATGCGGACGTCGAGTTCGACATCCAGAAGACCGATGGGGACTCCCGCGGTGCAGGTATCGTGCTCACCGCAGAGTTCGAGAACGGACTGCTGGGCAGCAACGCACTGACATCCCGCGGACACACCGCCGACAAGGCCGGGGAGGATGCTGCTGCCGACCTCATCAGGGAGATGACCAGCGGAGCCACCATGGATGTCCACACCGCAGACCAGGTCCTCCCCTACATGGCGATGGCCCAGGGCAAGAGCGGATTCAGCGTTTCCAGGATCAGCAAGCACCTGCTCAGCCAGATGGACACCTTGGAATCATTCCTGGACGTCAAGTTCGGCGTCGAGAGGAAGGACAACGTCTACAGGTTCACCGTCACCCCTGGCGAGAACAACAAAGCACTCGTCCCCAGATGA
- a CDS encoding class II aldolase/adducin family protein: MNERYARQELVKICKLLYDRQLTVSAGGNMSVRINDSEVLITPSGRNKGMLEPEDMVLIDSKGKVLSDGKPSIEHKFHLALYNMNLDTNAIVHCHPLHCVALAVKGQKIKSNITPEGVLLLGDVPMIGYYTPGSKKLVDAVAEYGHCKAMLMERHGALTQGRTLEEAYNRMEELEFQARLQLLCGDDVTDLPKREITKLSKM, from the coding sequence ATGAACGAGAGATACGCCAGACAGGAGCTCGTCAAGATCTGCAAGCTGCTCTACGACAGACAGCTCACGGTATCCGCCGGAGGGAACATGAGCGTCAGGATCAACGATTCCGAGGTGCTCATAACCCCGTCGGGAAGGAACAAGGGCATGCTGGAGCCCGAGGACATGGTCCTCATCGACTCCAAGGGAAAGGTGCTCTCCGATGGCAAGCCCTCGATAGAGCACAAGTTCCATCTGGCCCTCTACAACATGAATCTGGACACCAATGCGATTGTCCACTGCCATCCGCTCCACTGCGTCGCTCTCGCTGTCAAGGGACAGAAGATCAAGAGCAACATCACCCCTGAGGGAGTGCTTCTGCTGGGAGACGTGCCGATGATCGGCTACTACACCCCCGGATCCAAGAAGCTGGTCGATGCGGTGGCCGAGTACGGGCACTGCAAGGCCATGCTCATGGAGAGGCACGGCGCCCTCACTCAGGGACGCACCCTCGAGGAGGCCTACAACAGGATGGAGGAACTGGAATTCCAGGCAAGACTCCAGCTCCTCTGCGGCGACGATGTCACCGACCTCCCCAAGAGGGAGATAACCAAACTTTCCAAGATGTGA
- the mtnA gene encoding S-methyl-5-thioribose-1-phosphate isomerase, with amino-acid sequence MAETGAPMKATVNGKVCDIRAVWFENGKVRMIDQRELPAEIVLVDFDNYLNIAEAIRNMTTRGAPSIGATAAYGMCMAALKGCDLDKAAKDIKAARPTANDLFYAVDYMYKELKDGKDPVEAADGYAQMMVDKCTKIGEYGAELIKDGMKLMTHCNAGALATVDVGTALAPMRKAHEQGKKFFVYASETRPRLQGMQLTAWELNQEGIDHAIIPDGASAYYMSQGVDMIITGADRIAKNGDFANKIGTFDKAIVAKHFGIPFYVAAPISTFDFKTKTGKDIVIEQRSETEVTMVKDIRIAPVGSKALNPAFDVTPAELVTGFITEKGILKPEEIHMVKQ; translated from the coding sequence ATGGCCGAGACAGGTGCGCCAATGAAGGCAACGGTTAACGGGAAAGTATGCGATATCAGGGCCGTTTGGTTCGAGAACGGAAAAGTCAGGATGATCGATCAGAGGGAACTCCCTGCAGAGATTGTCCTTGTCGACTTCGATAACTATCTGAACATCGCAGAGGCCATCAGGAACATGACGACCCGCGGAGCCCCCTCGATCGGAGCCACTGCAGCGTACGGCATGTGCATGGCAGCCCTGAAGGGATGCGATCTGGACAAAGCGGCCAAGGACATCAAGGCCGCCAGACCCACCGCCAACGACCTGTTCTATGCTGTCGACTACATGTACAAGGAGCTGAAGGACGGGAAGGATCCCGTCGAAGCCGCCGACGGATACGCGCAGATGATGGTCGACAAGTGCACCAAGATCGGCGAGTACGGAGCGGAGCTCATCAAGGACGGAATGAAGCTCATGACTCACTGCAACGCAGGAGCACTGGCCACCGTCGATGTCGGTACCGCCCTCGCACCCATGAGGAAGGCCCACGAACAGGGCAAGAAGTTCTTCGTATACGCATCAGAGACCAGACCCCGTCTGCAGGGCATGCAGCTCACCGCATGGGAGCTCAACCAGGAAGGAATAGACCATGCCATCATCCCCGACGGAGCCTCAGCGTACTACATGTCGCAGGGAGTCGACATGATCATCACCGGAGCGGACAGGATCGCCAAGAACGGCGACTTCGCCAACAAGATAGGGACCTTCGACAAGGCCATCGTCGCCAAGCACTTCGGCATTCCCTTCTACGTCGCCGCTCCCATCTCCACATTCGATTTCAAAACCAAGACCGGCAAGGACATCGTCATCGAGCAGAGGTCCGAGACCGAGGTCACGATGGTCAAGGACATCAGGATCGCTCCGGTCGGCTCTAAAGCGCTCAACCCAGCGTTCGACGTCACCCCTGCGGAGCTGGTCACGGGATTCATCACCGAGAAGGGAATATTGAAACCCGAAGAGATCCATATGGTGAAGCAATGA
- a CDS encoding translation initiation factor IF-5A gives MWEMKEIRELKEGRYVNVDEEPCKIVKITTSKPGKHGSAKANIDAVSIFTGAKKSIVGPVSTKVQVPMIDKRKGQILSITGEEALVMDLETFENLSIVINDDAEQKIEEGAEVLYLNAMGRYKFM, from the coding sequence ATGTGGGAGATGAAAGAGATCAGAGAGCTGAAAGAGGGAAGGTACGTCAATGTTGACGAGGAGCCTTGTAAGATCGTCAAGATCACTACCTCCAAGCCTGGAAAGCACGGATCCGCAAAGGCGAACATCGATGCAGTCAGCATCTTCACCGGAGCAAAGAAATCCATCGTTGGACCTGTCAGTACAAAAGTCCAGGTCCCCATGATCGACAAGAGGAAGGGACAGATCCTGTCCATCACCGGCGAGGAAGCCCTCGTCATGGACCTCGAGACCTTCGAGAACCTCTCCATCGTCATCAACGACGACGCAGAGCAGAAGATCGAGGAGGGTGCTGAGGTTCTGTACCTCAACGCCATGGGCAGATACAAGTTCATGTGA
- a CDS encoding 2,5-diamino-6-(ribosylamino)-4(3H)-pyrimidinone 5'-phosphate reductase, producing MRPFIHVNCAMSADGKLAGDDRTQVRISSDEDKTRVKGLRKQYDSILVGVGTVIADDPHLTLKDRDYDTNPIRIVLDPHGRTPDDAQVLNDRAPTVMVTLEGCERSWNCDEIIRAGTESIDLEKVMTELAEMGIENILVEGGGKTIASFFKAKMVDRYTVFVGGLIIGGKDAPTPCDGDGWVTENGIKMTLEDCEMLGNGALLTFKPLFQ from the coding sequence ATGAGACCGTTCATCCACGTCAACTGCGCAATGTCGGCCGACGGCAAACTGGCCGGGGACGACCGCACACAGGTCCGCATATCTTCGGACGAGGACAAGACCAGGGTGAAGGGGCTCAGGAAGCAGTACGACTCCATTCTTGTCGGAGTCGGGACGGTCATAGCGGACGATCCTCACCTGACCCTCAAGGACAGGGACTACGATACCAACCCCATACGCATAGTCCTCGACCCTCATGGAAGGACCCCCGATGATGCTCAGGTCCTCAACGACAGAGCACCGACGGTCATGGTCACACTAGAGGGCTGCGAAAGGTCGTGGAACTGCGACGAGATCATCCGTGCTGGCACAGAATCCATAGACCTGGAGAAGGTCATGACTGAACTGGCCGAGATGGGCATCGAGAACATCCTCGTCGAAGGCGGCGGGAAGACCATCGCATCGTTCTTCAAGGCCAAGATGGTGGACCGCTACACCGTGTTCGTCGGAGGGCTGATAATCGGAGGCAAGGATGCCCCCACGCCCTGCGACGGTGACGGATGGGTGACCGAGAACGGAATCAAGATGACCCTGGAAGACTGCGAGATGCTCGGCAACGGGGCCTTACTGACCTTCAAACCCCTCTTCCAGTAA
- a CDS encoding winged helix-turn-helix domain-containing protein yields the protein MAEDNSKYFELYITSEGAVQVSSDVKLKILHELSEGDLSLTELSKKVSKAQSTISVHLDSMVEDKLISVHDDLQDNRKKYYSLISLPFGKSVPSSDESRDLAFGILGNVAKDPEMMLKAMPWFVFLGFDGVGLNVDPMARILGFIHGASLSGSLTGKDLEETIGNAREYLKKMGFGEASIYSVKPLTIIIKNSIPLTEGSANCMIMYAASFFCKILEDATGKPHEMVSSEVFGTDFNYLRFVLEPRMHKIPLLEEGFEGQ from the coding sequence ATGGCAGAGGATAATTCGAAGTACTTCGAGTTGTATATCACTTCAGAGGGGGCGGTGCAGGTATCCAGCGATGTCAAGCTGAAGATCCTGCATGAGCTTTCAGAGGGGGACCTCTCGCTCACCGAACTCTCGAAGAAGGTATCGAAGGCACAGTCTACGATATCGGTCCACCTGGATTCCATGGTGGAGGACAAGCTGATCTCGGTCCATGACGATCTTCAGGATAATAGGAAGAAGTACTACTCCCTGATCTCGCTGCCATTCGGAAAGTCTGTTCCCTCGTCCGATGAATCAAGGGACCTGGCGTTCGGTATCCTGGGCAATGTTGCCAAGGATCCAGAGATGATGCTCAAGGCTATGCCTTGGTTCGTCTTCCTCGGATTCGACGGAGTCGGTCTCAACGTGGACCCGATGGCCAGGATACTCGGGTTCATCCACGGTGCATCCCTGTCGGGATCGTTGACCGGGAAGGATCTGGAGGAGACCATAGGCAACGCCCGCGAGTACCTCAAGAAGATGGGATTCGGAGAGGCCAGCATCTACTCCGTCAAGCCTCTGACGATCATCATCAAGAACAGCATTCCTCTGACGGAAGGCTCCGCGAACTGCATGATAATGTACGCAGCCAGCTTCTTCTGCAAGATCCTGGAGGATGCAACGGGCAAGCCCCATGAGATGGTGAGCAGCGAGGTGTTCGGAACAGACTTCAACTATCTCCGTTTCGTCCTTGAGCCCAGGATGCACAAGATCCCGTTACTGGAAGAGGGGTTTGAAGGTCAGTAA
- a CDS encoding ribosomal biogenesis protein, producing MAILVTKWFGVFLIDERSHSIVDKRLMPKDAQVVAEKLAAVQRGGILDEERELAAKVSEKLMVGDRRQSELGKPELFDSSFLTPQKFGYDDAFMHEVMMGLGKLRTSEPVPRDKNLVQAIRNLDDQIATINLYNERLHEWYGMHFPELADYAKDSKYADLIARYGDRDAIIEELGIDIQSIGADFNDNDMRAVMDLADTLYRLYDDEERTEAYIQEIVEETCPNMCAIVGGPLAARLISLSGGLERLSTLPSSTVQLLGAERAMFRHLKSGKKGPKHGIIYQHPEVHKAPYWQRGNIARALAGKILIAAKVDQYHGEFCGDDLNKEFMARVEDIKRRYPDPPKVPEKKNKRKNRGKLRRR from the coding sequence ATGGCGATACTGGTCACCAAGTGGTTCGGAGTTTTCCTCATCGATGAGAGATCACACAGCATCGTTGACAAGAGGCTGATGCCCAAGGACGCACAGGTGGTCGCTGAGAAGCTCGCCGCCGTCCAGAGAGGAGGCATCCTCGATGAGGAGAGGGAGCTCGCTGCGAAGGTATCTGAGAAGCTCATGGTCGGGGACAGGAGACAATCCGAACTCGGTAAGCCTGAGCTGTTCGACTCATCGTTCCTCACCCCTCAGAAGTTCGGATACGACGATGCGTTCATGCACGAGGTCATGATGGGCCTCGGGAAGCTCAGGACATCCGAACCCGTCCCCAGGGACAAGAACCTGGTCCAAGCGATCAGGAACCTGGACGACCAGATCGCCACGATCAACCTCTACAACGAGAGGCTCCACGAGTGGTACGGGATGCACTTCCCCGAGCTCGCTGACTACGCCAAGGACTCGAAGTACGCTGACCTCATCGCAAGATACGGCGACAGGGATGCTATCATCGAGGAGCTGGGCATCGACATACAATCGATAGGTGCGGACTTCAACGACAACGACATGCGCGCCGTCATGGACCTGGCCGACACGCTATACCGCCTATACGATGACGAGGAGCGCACCGAGGCCTACATCCAGGAGATCGTGGAGGAGACCTGTCCGAACATGTGCGCCATAGTCGGAGGGCCTCTGGCGGCAAGGTTGATCTCGCTGTCTGGAGGACTCGAGAGACTCTCCACACTTCCCTCTTCCACGGTCCAGCTGCTGGGAGCGGAGAGGGCGATGTTCAGACATCTGAAGTCCGGCAAGAAGGGCCCTAAGCACGGTATCATCTACCAGCATCCTGAGGTCCACAAGGCCCCCTACTGGCAGAGAGGCAACATAGCCCGTGCGTTGGCAGGGAAGATCCTCATCGCCGCGAAGGTCGATCAATACCACGGGGAATTCTGCGGCGACGATCTGAACAAGGAATTTATGGCGAGGGTCGAGGACATCAAGCGCAGGTATCCCGATCCGCCCAAGGTCCCCGAAAAGAAGAACAAGCGCAAGAACCGGGGAAAACTGAGAAGGCGCTGA
- the speB gene encoding agmatinase, whose translation MRTGKISYGLGYAGADSEYEESEVVIFGVQYDHTACFKAGAREGPTAIRRASYNFEEIHFEHGIHQELPAICDYGNVDDFVVPEDMVQEVDFAVGPAIRDGKFPITIGGEHSVNVPVVRNFDKDDIAVISIDAHLDSRDEYLGTPLSHACIMRRAAEHVGIENTFVLGCRAIGEEELDRDDVIPFISAYDIFDNGIDWAIKKALDSVKHEHVYLTIDIDGIDPAYAPGTGTPEPFGLHPYDVKKVINAVGDRLVGFDVCEVCPPADPSGITAILGARLINEAIAVHAKNLRQ comes from the coding sequence GTGAGGACTGGTAAAATATCATACGGACTCGGGTATGCCGGAGCGGACTCTGAATATGAGGAGTCCGAGGTCGTCATATTCGGAGTCCAGTATGATCATACCGCCTGCTTCAAGGCAGGCGCTAGGGAGGGACCCACCGCCATCAGGCGGGCCTCCTATAATTTTGAGGAGATCCATTTCGAGCACGGCATCCATCAGGAGCTGCCGGCCATCTGCGACTACGGTAACGTGGACGACTTCGTCGTCCCCGAGGACATGGTCCAGGAAGTGGATTTCGCCGTCGGCCCTGCCATAAGGGACGGCAAGTTCCCCATCACCATCGGCGGGGAGCATTCTGTGAATGTTCCTGTGGTCAGGAACTTCGACAAGGACGACATCGCCGTCATCTCGATTGATGCCCACCTGGACTCCAGGGACGAGTATCTCGGGACACCGCTCAGCCATGCCTGCATCATGAGGCGCGCTGCAGAACACGTAGGCATCGAGAACACCTTCGTCCTCGGCTGCCGCGCCATCGGAGAGGAAGAGCTGGACAGGGACGATGTCATCCCGTTCATAAGCGCTTACGACATCTTCGACAACGGCATCGATTGGGCGATCAAGAAGGCTCTCGACAGCGTCAAGCACGAGCACGTCTACCTCACCATCGATATCGACGGAATCGATCCTGCATACGCGCCCGGAACCGGCACTCCAGAACCTTTCGGACTCCATCCTTACGACGTCAAGAAGGTCATCAATGCGGTCGGCGACAGACTCGTTGGATTCGATGTCTGCGAGGTATGTCCTCCGGCAGACCCTTCGGGCATAACGGCCATACTGGGTGCAAGGCTTATCAACGAAGCGATCGCGGTCCACGCCAAGAATCTCAGGCAGTGA